The Myxococcales bacterium genome includes the window GCAGCGGTCGCTGTGAGGCGATTCTATCTATTGTCGATGCAAAGGCAGCGCACTCGCTATCTGTAAAATAAGCGGCTGTGGCGGAATGAAACAGACAAATGGGTAAGTGGTCAGGGACTTCAGCAATTGTTGCCTCAAGCGCGTGGATCGCATCGCCCGCGATGAGGCGAGGCGGATGCGTCCTCGCGACGCCTAACGCCGCGCTGAGCAAACTTTGCCGCTCCAAGTGTTCTGGCCACACGCAGGCCATTAGCCAGCGTGCGTCATCTGCGCGGGTTGCATCCAGCGGATGGCTGTCTAGTCCCAGGCGGTAGCCGATGCGCGGCGGGTCAACCTGAAAGGGAACGGCGTGGCCACGCGACTCGCACTCAATCGCGACCGACGAGTCCGGTGCTCCAACCCATGCGCCAACTCCGTAGCGGTACCTGTAGCGGTCGACTAGCAAATTCAGGCCGGCGCTGGCTCCCACCTCAACGAGCGCGATGGGCCCGTCGAGAGACATTTGTTGCATGATAGGCAACAGCGCGATGCTTCGGCGCACTTCATTGGTTTGAGTATGCCGTGTCTCGATACGTTCGGTGAGCTGCGACCGATGCGACAAACAAAAATCTCGAAAGTGGCCAATTGTCGTCCGATCAGCAGGAAGCGAGGTCGCGGTGATGCTGGGGTAGTAAGCCGCGAGCGGGTGACTCATCCCAGACAGGAGCAAATCGTGAACCGCCGCAAATAGCAAATTGGGTCTCTGCTGTGAGGGCGCCGCGGCTAAGAGCAGCGCGGCTACTTCCAGGTCGAGGCTGACCGACCGAGACAACGTCTCATAGAGCGGCGATGAACCATGCGTTTCCTCAGCGAACTGTATAAATCGCGCAGCAACTTGTTTAACGCTTGCATCAATCATCGCTAGTTCGCCGCCACTCGAGCGTAAAGAATTTGCGCTCCTTTCGCAAATTGAATGGCGCCAACCACTAACCTCGACCTTTGCGGCTAGGGCCCCCTACTGGGTCTATTGCTTGCTAACGGTCGGGCCAGATCGGCGAGCGAAGCCCGTGTACGTCAGGCGTTTTGATCGGGTGAAGGTAAACGCGACGTCATCGGAAACAACACCGGTCGCGAGCATCCGAAGTAGTGGTGCGCCAAATACTGGCCGCGAGCCACGAATCTCGGCCGGCTCCATGCCGCTGGCCCGGCACATGGCGGCAACTTCCACCGGCTTTAGAAAAAGCCGTAGCAGGTTGAGGTCGCGGGGCGAGTTCTTTACGAACCACTCCACCCCTTTGTAGAAGCGGTTCTCGGTCCAGCAGGTCGTAAGGTGGTCGGGGAGCATGAACCCGCGGCTCTCGATTCTATTGGGTTTGCCGCCGCATCGCTCGAGGATCTTGCGGAACCGCTCCGTGAGTTCGGAACGCTTGTCAGCCGGCAAGCCTTCAAGCGCGACCTGCGCCTCAGCGTGCGCCGCGGCCAGCCAGTCGAGCGCCTGCGATCGCTCGTAGGTCGGACGAGTCACGCGAAACTTCGTCAGGGTCGGTGCAGGCGCGGCCATGGGTCGCACACGAATAATGCAACTCCAGATCCAACGACCGCGCCCACGCCGCGGCGGTTCCATCCCGCCAAGTGTTGCATTCACATGGACGCATTCGCTCGGTGAGGCGCCGAACGCCAAGTCACCTATGTGGAATGCACGCGGTGTGCGGCCACATGAGTCGTCTCGTGCGCTCAGGACGGTACGCCCGCCGATGCAAGCTATCCCTGTGCCTTCGCGAAACGCCCTGATCCGAGCATGTGCCGCGCCCGCGCGTCAAGATATCGCACCCCGTCCACGAGCACCCGCCGTGACTACGCAGTAGCCATGCTAGCTCGGCGAAATTGCAACGAAAACAAGTGCAGAGAGTGACCCTGCTCGCCCAAACGCCAATCAACCTATTGGTTGAAGATCTTGAGCTTGACGTAGCCAGTCGTGACCTCGCCCGAATCGTTCATTGAGCGAATTGTGCCCTTAATAGAACTTAGGCTGCACAGCGCCAACCAAAGCGCTTCGGAGTCCTCGTCGGTATCAAAGGCGATCGTCTCGGAAGTCCCATAAGGCCGATGGCTCTTGGTAAGCCGGTAGTTCTTGCTCTTGTATGAAAATTCAAAGCTCGTCTGATTGAGATTCTCCCAACCCAACTTGTCAGTTACCACCGCGCGCAGCTCCCAGATCCCCCATTTGACGTCAAACCCGACGCGCGAGCACTCAATCGAGGCGTCTGCGACAACAGGTGCCAATTCATTCGATTCGCCGTCGGCAGTCACGCCGCGAAGCGGAAAGGAGCTAACTGGACAGGCTTTGTCCTCATCGTCGGGCTCCACTTGCGCAATCTGATTATTTGAAGGCTCTACGCAACTGAATAGCAAAAATGTCAGACATGAAAATACGGCTGTCCTGTTCATCATAGAGCGACGCATACAGAAAACCCCATATCGATTCAACCGAAATGCACCTGCCCCCGTCGCGGTATGGACGTCGGCCAACTAGGAATCGTGAGGCCGAGGCGTCGCTGGCGTCATGGCGTGGGTGATGCGGAATGCAAGGTATTCTGAGGGCGAGGCGCCGAGCGAACTCGATGTACGCGAGGCGCCGAGGCCGAAGGATAACGCCGCAGACGCCAGAACGCGCGCCAAATGGGCGAGCGTACAAAAAGGAGAAGGGCGATGTCTTTCGACATCGCCCTTCAAACCCTGGCAGCTTCCTACTCTCCCACAGAGTTGCCCCTGCAGTACCATCGGCCTTGGTGGTCTTAACTTCCGTGTTCGGGATGGGAACGGGTGTGGCCCCACCGGTATAACCGCCAGGAAAACAAGAGAGCCAACTAAACAAGTTAACGCTTAGCTAGGTACACGAAAATCGCGTGCGATGAAATGTGAAAACGCAATGTGTCTTGCGATGTGTCTGGAACCAATGATCCGACTGCGGATTATCTGGTTTCAAGTAGCACACTTAGTATCTGTGGCTGTCAGCCTAACTATTCATGTTTCGGTACGTCACCAGAACCCTGGCTTGCGCCAGGATCTTGGGCTGGCCCGCTTTCTAGGGCAGGTCCAGAACCGCTTCATTCATGGGGCATGTCCAATCCTTAGGACATTCATACCCGTCTGTCAGAAGAGAAATATTAGGTGGCTAAGCCACACGACCGATTAGTACGGGTTTGCTGCAACCATTGCTGGTCTTTTACATCCCGCCTATCAACCACGTAGTCTACGTGGGGTCTTTAGGAGCTTGCGCTCGGGATACCTTATCTTGAGGTGGGCTTCCCGCTTAGATGCTTTCAGCGGTTATCCCTTCCAAACATAGCTACCCGGCGATGCCGCTGGTGCGACAACCGGAACACTAGAGGTTTGTCCAACTCGGTCCTCTCGTACTAAAGTCAGCTCCTCTCAAGTATCCTGCGCCCACGGCGGATAGGGACCGAACTGTCTCACGACGTTCTGAACCCAGCTCGCGTACCGCTTTAATTGGCGAACAGCCAAACCCTTGGGACCGACTTCAGCCCCAGGATGCGATGAGCCGACATCGAGGTGCCAAACCTCCCCGTCGATGTGAACTCTTGGGGGAGATAAGCCTGTTATCCCCGGAGTACCTTTTATCCGTTGAGCGATGGCCCTTCCATGTGGAGCCACCGGATCACTATGACCTACTTTCGTACCTGCTCGACTTGTTTGTCTCGCAGTCAAGCCCCCTTATGCCATTACACTCGTCGCCTGGTTTCCAATCAGGCTGAGGGGACCTTGCGCGCCTCCGTTACTTTTTAGGAGGCGACCGCCCCAGTCAAACTACCCACCAGACGCGGTCCCCCACCCAGATGATGGGTGCGGGTTAGATTTCCAAAGTTATCAGGGTGGTATTTCAACGGTGACTCCACAGAGGCCAGAACCCCTGCTTCAAAGTCTCCCACCTATCCTACGCAAACAAATTCGAAAACCAACGTCAAGTTGTAGTGAAGGTTCACGGGGTCTTTCCGTCCTGCCGTGGGTAGAGGGTATCTTCACCCCCAGTGCTACTTCGCTGAGTCCCTTCCCGAGACAGTGGGGAAGTCGTTATGCCATTCGTGCAGGTCGGAACTTACCCGACAAGGAATTTCGCTACCTTAGGACCGTTATAGTTACGGCCGCCGTTTACCGGGGCTTCGATTCGATGCTTCATCTTGCGATCGACCTCCCCTGTTAACCTTCCAGCACCGGGCAGGTATCACACCCTATACATCGTCTTGCGACTTAGCAGAGTGCTGTGTTTTTTGGTAAACAGTCGCTACCCCCGATTCTCTGCAACCCATTTCCGCGTTGTTGTTCACGTTACGTAATATGGGCACACCTTCTCCCGAAGTTACGGTGTCATTTTGCCGAGTTCCTTAGGAAGGGTTCTCTCAAGCGCCTTGGAATATTCTTCCCGCCCACCTGTGTCGGTTTGCGGTACGGTCACATAAGCGGTTAACTTGACCGGAGCTTTTCTTGGAAGCAGAGGATCATCGAATTTAATATAGCTTAGCTATGTCTTCATCACCTCTCGACATTGACGCGCCGTTTGTGGGACTAGCCCTCCTAACGCGCCTGCCTACGGGCTTGAACGGCAACTTCCAGTGTGCCGATCGACTACCTTTCTCCGTCCCTCCTGTCAAAACCGTCCTACATGGTTTGGGACTATTAACCCAATATCCATCACCTACGCGTTTCCGCCTCGGCTTAGGGACCGACTAACCCTGGGAAGATGAACTTGACCCAGGAACCCTTGGGCTTACGGCGAACAGGTTTTTCACCTGTTTTATCGCTACTCAAGCCTGCATAAGCACTTCCATCCGCTCCAGCCATCGTTCCCGTTGACCTTCACCGCAGAATGGAACGCTCGCCTACCAATGGTACTATTCGAAAATAGGCCATTTCGCATCTTCGGTACTAAACTTCAGCCCCGTTACATTTTCGGCGCAGATTCACTTGACCAGTGAGCTATTACGCTTTCTTTAAAGGATGGCTGCTTCTAAGCCAACCTCCTGGCTGTCTGTGTGCCTCCACATCCTTCTCCACTTAGTCTAGATTTGGGGACCTTAGATGGCGATCTGGGCTCTTTCCCTTTTGGCCGCGGAACTTAGCTCTCGCGGCCTGTCTCCCAGTGTCGTTGTCGACGGCATTCAGAGTTTGGTTGGGTTTGGTAATCTGGTAGGACCCCTAGCCCATCCAGTGCTTTACCTCCGCGGCAGAACCTCAAAGGCCATACCTAAATATGTTTCGGCGAGAACCAGCTATAACCCAGTTTGATTAGCCTTTCACTCCGATCCACAGCTCATCCCCAACATTTTCAACTGTTGTGAGTTCGGCCCTCCAGAGAGTGTTACCTCCCCTTCAGCCTGGCCATGGATAGATCACAGGGTTTCGGGTCTGCAGCAACCGACTAGACGCCCTTATCAGACTCGCTTTCGCTTCGGCTTCACCTATCGGCTTAACCTTGCCGGTCACCACAACTCGCAGGCTCATTATGCAAAAGGCACGCGGTCGCACATTCCTTGCGGCATAGTGCTTCCACGGCTTGTAAACATTCGGTTTCAGATTCTTTTCACTCCCCTCGCCGGGGTTCTTTTCACCTTTCCCTCACGGTACTGGTTCACTATCGGTCACCAAGTAATACTTAGGCTTGGAAGATGGTCCTCCCAGATTCCAGCAGGGTTTCCCGTGTCCCGCTGTACTCAGGTACTGATTATGGTCCGTCTAGGTTTCGCTTACGGGGCTCTCACCCTCTTGGCCGGCCTTTCCATGCCGCTCAACTACCTATACGCAATCCATCGGCTCTAAAACCGAACCAGCCCTACAACCCCAGCTGAATAATCAACTGGTTTGGCCTCTTCCGCGTTCGCTCGCCACTACTAGCGGAGTCTCATTTTTGATTTCTTTTCCTGAGGGTACTAAGATGTTTCAGTTCCCCTCGTTCGCTACGTGTGGCCTATGGATTCAGCCTCACGCCACACAGATATTACCTGTGTCGGTTTCCCGATCTCGGATATCGACGGCTCGATACTTGCTTACAATTCCCGTCGCTTTTCGCAGTTTTGCCACGTCCTTCTTCGCTTCTTGGTGCCAAGGCATCCACCGAATGCTCTTACTAGCTTAGCCACCAAAACGGTCGCTCGGCAGATTGGGCGATCTCCGCGTCAGCTGCGGCTCGGCTGCTCGTCATTACCAGACGGTAACTCCTCGCATCCTCACCTTGCTTCCTTGACCTCACCCAATCTGCCTTCGCTCGCGCGGAGACGTCTTAGGTTGAGGCTGCGGTCCGTAAACGCGTCACTGCCGGGAAGGCAACTTCACGTCTTTCGAATCAAATCACTCAAACTTTCTCGCTAACTTTTACTCACAACCTTCGGCTTGCGCCGTTGCTCGTGACGTTTCGGAACATGCTAAGCGTACTTACTTTCACCGTAATCCTTAGTCGTTTCAAATATTCCAGACACATGATGAGAACACCGGGTTCAGCTGGCCTTGCGGCAGGCTGAAACTGTTGTCTCTTTCATGGACTTTTGCGTTTCGCACATTTCATCTACTTCATGTATCCGCCTGATTTTGTTTACAAAATCAGGCAATGTACAATAAACAAATTATCGTGCTCTCTCTCGTTTCGCTATTCAGTTTTCAAAGCCTCGCGCTTTGCGAGAAAGTGGTTTCTAGTGGAATCACTTGGCAACGTCAACGTTGGTGCGGCTTTTTTTTGGCGAACGTCCAAGTGCCGCACTATCCACTTGGAATCTCACGCGAAAAGGCGATCGGATTGGGCTAATTTGACGACTAAACGGCAGTGAAGATTGGCACGCGGGGGGTGGCCGCATTACGCTCCCAGCCGTGACAACGCGCACCTCGCCATCCGCGTCTACTATATGTTGTTGGGTGCTGAGGATGGCGCTACTTGCCCCCTCCGCGTGCGGCGCTACCGACCATCGCGATGGCTCCCAACCGGCAGAGCCGCCCGACGCTAGCCCAGATTCGGCGCCGCGCAGCACCTTGTATCCCGAGGACTGGACGCCGGGGTTTGCCGACGCGAACGGTCACGCGTTGCCGGACGTTAGCTACGCGGGTTATCGCAACGGCGAAGCGCAACCTAACACGTCGAGCTATGCCGTGGTTACGCCCCCCATTGTTGCGGACGGTGTGACCGACAACACGTCGGTTCTCCAGGCCGCCATCGATAACGCGCCGCTTGCCGGCGCTGTCATCATGTTGCCCGCAGGCGAGATTCGAATGGAAGGCACCATCGCGGTGCGGCGCTCTAAGCTTGTGCTGCGCGGTGCAGGCGCAGCGACGCGGCTGCGATTCACCAAGACCTCGGGCATGAGCGACCAGAGTCATCTCGCGGTTGGCGTCGGCACGGCGACGACGCTAGAAACTAACCTTATTGCTTCGGGCGTCGCCGGCGCACACACCATCGACGTCGCCAGCGGCGAAGGCTTTGCGGTTGACGACGACATCTTGGTGGGGTGGACCATTACGCCGGCCTTTATCGAAACGCATGGCATGACGGGGGTGTGGAAGGCGTTCAATGGCACATGGCAGCCATTCTTTCGGCGGCGCATTGTCGCGATGGCGCCGGTGGCGGGTGGCGTGCGGCTGACGCTCGATGTGCCGCTGCGTTACGACGCGCTGTTGCGCGATAGCGCAAGCGTGCGGCGCGAAGTTGGCGCGATTTCGCAGGTCGGCATCGAGCAGCTCTCGCTTACTAATGCGGTGCCCAAGAATGTCGCCGATGACACCAATCGCCCGATGCTGATTAGCTTCTACGGGGTGCAGGACGCGTGGATTGACGGCGTGAGCTCGTATGCACCAGGCGCCATCGGCGAGGCCGAGGCGGAGGTATGGAGCCGCGGCATTGTCGTTGCTAACAGCAAGCGCGTGACGATTTCGGACACACACCTCGCGTTTGCGCAGCATCGCGGTGACGGTGGCAACGGCTACTTGTTCGAGATCACCGCGTCGAACGAGGTGCTCATCGTCGATTGCACGGCGCGGCGCGGGCGGCACAACTTTATCCAGAACTGGGGCTTTGGCGCCACGGGCCTGGTATTTCTGCGGGTGCATTCGCGCGAGTCAACGGCGATCAATAGCGGCTTTGAGCTCGGCGCCGCCTCTGAATTTCACCACAGCCTCGCGATGGCCAACGCGATCGACCAATCGATCATCGACGACGGCTGGCACGCGGAGAATCGCGGCGACTACAGCAGCGGCGCGGGGCTCACCGCCACACAAACCGTATTTTGGAACAACCGCGGCGAAGGCATCATTCGCAGCTATCAGGCCGGCGTTGGCTACTTAATTGGCAATGTGCTCACCGGCCTCACCACCGCGCTGCCTAGCCCGTGGCCGTCGTGGGGGCTGCGCAGCGAGCCGGAAGATTTCGTCGAACTGGCCGGCAGCGAGGTGTCGCCGCCGTCGCTCTACGAGGACCAGCTTGCGCGGCGCCTCGCGCGCGGCGAACGCTTGTGGCCATAGGATCGCGGGCCTACGGCTCGACCTCGACCATGCGGTACGGCGAGAGGTCGAAGTGGAAGTGATTGGCGTGGCCGGGATAGCCTGGGCCAAGGATGACGCGGAAAATATCCGGACGCTTTACCAGCGCGTCGGTTAGGCGGAGCAAGAACTCGCGGTGAAGCGCGACAAGCCCGCGACCGCCCTGCCAGTGTTTGAGGACGCTTACTGAAAAGGCTCCGGCTAAGCCACGCGGTGCACCAGCCGGCAGCGCCTTGCGCTGCGCCTTGGTCGCGGCGGGAAAGTCGAAGGCAGCAACGTCGATCGCGTTGGCGAGGCCGTGCTCACTGATCCACCCGGGATAGAGGCGAATCGGCCGGCAGTTATAGGTACCAAGGCTTCTGATCTTGCGCGGCGCGCGGCCATACACTTCTACGGCGACGTCACGCACTACGGCCTCAAAAAGCGCGAGGCGCTTGGCAAACTCGTCGTTTACGAGCGCCGCGGGCGAAATTTTCATGAGCGTGCCGGCGTAGCGCGCCTTGTCGACCGCCGGGCACGCAAAGCGCGCGCCGTCTGCAAGCTGTCGGGGTATCGCATCGAGCGGCGCGGGCTCTACCGCCGCGGCGGGCGCCTCGAAGCTGATCGGTAACGAGTCCGCCTTCACCGCGCGCTGAGGCGCGCTGACTAGGGCGCAGAGGCACACAACGGCTCGCGCAAGGTTTTGTGACATGCTCTCCGTGCGAACGCCTCGCCCGCGAAAACGATCTAGGGAATCGGCTTGCCGCCCTAGAAATTAACCAGCGCGAACCCGGCGGCCACGGCGGCAAGCGGGAACACCGCCAGCGACATCTTGCGTCCACCTACATTGGGATCCTTGGTTTCCGCTAGGCCGCGGAGGGCCATCAGCACCGCGGCGGGTCCGGGGATGGCGCAGATTGCGAGGCCGAGCCCAGCGTCGGTAAGTACAACCGGCCACAAGGCCGCGGCGGTCGCAAAGCCGGCGATGCCGTTGCCGGTGATTGCGCGACCGCTGCCAAGCACCTTGGTGCCGGTCTCGCTGCCCGTGGCGTCGGGATCCTTCATCAGGGATTCCAGCGGCACGCGCTTGGTAAAGTACCAGCCAAACGCAAACATGAGCGCCGCGACCGCGAGGCCGCCCGCGATAATGATCTCAAATAGCGTTGTCTCGGAATAGGTATCGACAAACCCATGAACGCGCCCCGCGATGTAATCGCCGTTGGCCGTCGATAGAAACCACACCCCCATCACCATGCCGCCCGCCCCTGCTGGCGCGAGCTTGGTCATGCTCGAGAGGCCAACGGGTGACAAAAACAGCTCGGCGACTGTCGCAAAGAAGTAGAAGCCTACCAAGTACAGTGGGCTGACGTCCGTGCCGCCAGCCGCCGGCAGCATGACAAAAAACGCCATCGACATAAACACCAAGGCGACGCCGAACTTGCGGATGTCGTTGAACGCAATCTTGCGCGCGATGACCCACACAAAAAACCACGCGAAGATCGGCGACAGCAAAATGATAAACACTGAGTTTACCGACTGAAACCACTCGGCGGGGAAGGCGCGGCCAAAGGCGACCGTGCGGGTGCGCTCGTCGGCAAAAGCATTCATGGTCCCGGCGGCTTGCTCAAAAAGCGCAAAGAACGCCACGCACCCGATGGCCAACGCGGCCATCGCGGCGACGCCTTTCTTTTCGGTTTCGCTCGCGGCCTTTAGGTAAAGCCCAACGAAGGTGGTGACAAAGACCGAGAGCAACAGGACGCCAAAGATGTTGGAAATGCGCTCCTTGGTAAGCTCATAGCCGCCCTTATGGACCAGCATCAAGATAACGGGAATGATTACGAGGGCGCCGATAATGCCGGCAAGAATCTTCTTGTTGTTGGCACGCGCAACCGGGTCCGTAATGACCGGCGCATCGCCAACGCCTTCTAAGTCCCCGCTGCCCTTCCAGTATTGCAAGAGGCCAAAGGCCATGCCGACGGCCGCCGCGCCGAAGGCCACGTGCCACGAGTAGTGTGCCGAGATGCCATTATCGACGAGGAATTTCTGAAATACCTCGGAGCGCGCCAGCCAGCCGCAGATGACAGGGGCTGCAAAGGCGCCGATGTTAATGCCCATGTAAAAGATGGAAAAGCCGCCGTCGCGGCGCGCATCGCCCTTGCTGTAGAGCTGCCCAACCATGGTGCTGACGTTGGGCTTAAGAAACCCGGTCCCGATCACCAGACAGGCTAGACCGGCGTAAAAGCTCAGCAACATCGGAAGCGCCAGCAGTACGTGGCCTACAATAATGATGAGGCCCCCAACCGTGACCGCCTTACGCTGACCTAAAAACTTGTCGGCGATCCAGCCACCCGGCAACGCCATCAGGTACACGGCCGACATATAGAGCGCCAAGATGGCGCCGGATTCTTGCTTATTAAACCCGAGGCCCCCTTCGGCGACCGCCAGGCCCATGAACGGCACAAATATGGCGCGCATGCCGTAGAAGCTGAAGCGCTCCCACATTTCGGTGAAGAAGAGTGTTGAGAGGCCACGCGGATGACCGGTGGGCGGCGGCTGAGCCGGGGACGTGCTGGTTGCCATGGTGAGCGAACGTATGCCGACGCATCTCTGGGCGCTAGGGGGCACGAGGTCGAAGTGATCTCGCCCTACTTGGACATTAACGCCGCGTAGTCGACTGGGCCGTCAAACATACCTAGGCTCAGCGCGCGATCGTAGGAGAACCAGGCGATATGGCTGCGATAGGCGGTGTCTTTGGTGACGAGGCCTATTCGCTTGATAAATGGCGAGAGGTCTGGCACCTCCTTCTTATAGATCACGCCCTCGGGCGTCGACCAATTGCCAACCCTTGCCCTAGGCTTCCAAAATCGTGCGGGAAGCTCGGCCTCCACAAGCATGCGCACCTCACTCGAGCCGCGATCGCTGATTGTCGCAAAGGTGAAGGCGGTTTCAAGATCCTTGGAAAACCAAATCTTGCCCCCCGTCGATTCAAAATTGCGATGGCCAGGCACGCCGGTGAAGCTGAAGCGATGGGGCGCGATGACCACGCCGCGATACAAGGTCAACGGCGCGCCGCGCTTCTTGTCGGCGGCCAAGCTCGCCGCCATCTTTGGGCGAGCGACGGCGATGCGACCGGCGACTGAGCGCGAATAGCCGCGCTTAGTCAACGCCGCTGCCGAGCCGGTGGCTTTGGACTTGGCGCCAGTGGAAGCATAGGCGGTTGGAAGCGCAAGGCTTGCAAGCAACAGGCACAACACCAGCCACCGACACGACATCCGACTGTGTCGACGCGACGTTGAATTGCGCCGCGCCGTGGCTATGGGGTGAAATAAGTCGTCGGTTCTCATAGGACGTCAGCTCTGTAGTGCAAGCGAAATGCCAGTCCGTCACGGCTGCCGCAGCCAGGCGCCCGCCATGGGCACGACACGGATGGCGACACAAGTTGCTAGCGGATGGCCGCTGGGTGGGGCCTAGAGACCGTCATTTGCTAAAATCGATACGCGAGGCGCGCAAACGCGGTGACCAGCGTCATGCCCGGCTGCCGCAGCACGGTACCGCCGTTGGCGACGTCGAGTCGCTCGCGCGCAAGCTCGAGCGAGCCGAGGACGAACCAATCGCGCTTGAAGCGATAGTAGACGCGGCCCGTGGCGCCAAGCGTGCTCGCACCGGCGCTGCCGTAGCAAGTTGGAAAATCCGTCGGGTCGCAGGTGACGCCGGCATTGTTGTCATTTGCGGTGACCTGCCCCAGTTCGGCCTCCCACTGCCCTTTTTCGCTGGCGAAATCGCGCGAGGCGAGTAGCCGGATGGCCTGTGAGTCGGTTTGCGGCGCGTTGCCGTTATCAAGGCCGAAGGCGCGCATGAAGCTAAGGCTCACCCGCGTGCCAAATAGGCGGCGATCGAGAAATTGCACAAACAACTCGGCTTCCTGGTTTGCGGTAATAGTGGCCGTCACGCCCTCGGCAGTTTGGGTAATGAGTGGCCGCGTCCGCAAGCCCGCGCTCGTTGACACCTCAAAGCGGTCGTCTTTGCCAAGTGAAGCACTGGCGCCGCCGCGAAGCGCGGTTGAGGCGATGCGGGAAACCTCGATGTTGTTTTGGATGACGCCGGCAAGCGGCGCGGCGTCTTCCAATTGCGCCTGCGCATGCACGTTGAGTGTTTCGGTGTTCATGCGATGAATGGCGGCGGTCAGCGTATACTTGGGCGTGGGGCGATAATTGAGGCCGACGCTGCCATTGGTCAGCGCGAATCCGCCGGCTCCCGCGACGTCGACGATGCCGTAATGGTAAATGACGAGGTTTTTTCCGCCGCGGTAAAAACCGTTGGACGACAAAAACACGCGCGGCTTCTCTGTGCTACCCGTAGCCTCGTCAGTCCCCATCGGCAAGACGCCGCCCGCGCCCAAGGCGCCATAGGCCGAGCTGGTGCGATAGGCCGC containing:
- a CDS encoding extensin family protein, with the translated sequence MSQNLARAVVCLCALVSAPQRAVKADSLPISFEAPAAAVEPAPLDAIPRQLADGARFACPAVDKARYAGTLMKISPAALVNDEFAKRLALFEAVVRDVAVEVYGRAPRKIRSLGTYNCRPIRLYPGWISEHGLANAIDVAAFDFPAATKAQRKALPAGAPRGLAGAFSVSVLKHWQGGRGLVALHREFLLRLTDALVKRPDIFRVILGPGYPGHANHFHFDLSPYRMVEVEP
- a CDS encoding peptide MFS transporter, with protein sequence MATSTSPAQPPPTGHPRGLSTLFFTEMWERFSFYGMRAIFVPFMGLAVAEGGLGFNKQESGAILALYMSAVYLMALPGGWIADKFLGQRKAVTVGGLIIIVGHVLLALPMLLSFYAGLACLVIGTGFLKPNVSTMVGQLYSKGDARRDGGFSIFYMGINIGAFAAPVICGWLARSEVFQKFLVDNGISAHYSWHVAFGAAAVGMAFGLLQYWKGSGDLEGVGDAPVITDPVARANNKKILAGIIGALVIIPVILMLVHKGGYELTKERISNIFGVLLLSVFVTTFVGLYLKAASETEKKGVAAMAALAIGCVAFFALFEQAAGTMNAFADERTRTVAFGRAFPAEWFQSVNSVFIILLSPIFAWFFVWVIARKIAFNDIRKFGVALVFMSMAFFVMLPAAGGTDVSPLYLVGFYFFATVAELFLSPVGLSSMTKLAPAGAGGMVMGVWFLSTANGDYIAGRVHGFVDTYSETTLFEIIIAGGLAVAALMFAFGWYFTKRVPLESLMKDPDATGSETGTKVLGSGRAITGNGIAGFATAAALWPVVLTDAGLGLAICAIPGPAAVLMALRGLAETKDPNVGGRKMSLAVFPLAAVAAGFALVNF
- a CDS encoding DUF2332 domain-containing protein, whose translation is MIDASVKQVAARFIQFAEETHGSSPLYETLSRSVSLDLEVAALLLAAAPSQQRPNLLFAAVHDLLLSGMSHPLAAYYPSITATSLPADRTTIGHFRDFCLSHRSQLTERIETRHTQTNEVRRSIALLPIMQQMSLDGPIALVEVGASAGLNLLVDRYRYRYGVGAWVGAPDSSVAIECESRGHAVPFQVDPPRIGYRLGLDSHPLDATRADDARWLMACVWPEHLERQSLLSAALGVARTHPPRLIAGDAIHALEATIAEVPDHLPICLFHSATAAYFTDSECAAFASTIDRIASQRPLHWVSLEGGAVQSFGARLPFERLFSRRANDLPTDIFGLLGHATWRDGHRTDELLARVDMHGRWIEWLIA